One window of the Cryptomeria japonica chromosome 7, Sugi_1.0, whole genome shotgun sequence genome contains the following:
- the LOC131857035 gene encoding putative pentatricopeptide repeat-containing protein At3g13770, mitochondrial produces the protein MTQRSVVSWTAMIVAYEQNSLVENSLEIFKKMQLADVELNSVTFSSILPACAKMGALDEGMEIHRKVFEDRFSSDVIVVIALRDMYAKCGNLQKAHELFDGIPQQDVVSQTAIVAGYAQNGFVDKALEIFKHMQFFKCKAQIQQLLPAFLYASAKVQSRL, from the coding sequence ATGACTCAACGAagtgttgtctcatggactgctaTGATTGTTGCATATGAACAAAATAGCCTTGTGGAAAACTCTTTAGAGATTTTTAAGAAAATGCAGTTGGCAGATGTAGAGCTCAACTCAGtaaccttttccagcatcctccctgcgtgcGCCAAAATGGGAGCCTTGGACGAGGGTATGGAAATCCATCGAAAAGTATTTGAAGATAGATTTTCTTCAGATGTTATAGTTGTGATAGCCTTGagagacatgtatgcaaaatgtggaaatctACAGAAGGCACATGAATTGTTTGACGGTATACCTCAACAAGATGTGGTTTCACAGACTGCAATTGTCGCTGGATATGCACAGAATGGGTTTGTTGATAAAGCTTTGGAGATATTCAAGCATATGCAATTTTTCAAGTGTAAAGCCCAAATTCAACAACTTTTGCCAGCATTCCTCTACGCCAGTGCTAAGGTTCAGAGTAGGCTGTGA